One genomic segment of Alicycliphilus denitrificans K601 includes these proteins:
- a CDS encoding prephenate dehydrogenase → MFEQLGLIGCGLMGGSFALAMKKAGLVQRVVGYSKSPSTTERARQLGVIDVEAPSALLAAAGADIVLLAVPVAATEATLKAIKHLVTPQMLVMDVGSTKADVVKAARSALQGQLGSFVPAHPITGREVSGVEHADAGLYHGRQVILTPTERTLTAQLRRAEDLWTQLGARVSSMSPESHDAAFAAVSHLPHMLAFAMLSSINAQPNANELLALAGPGFRDFTRIAASDPKMWRDILRANRDEVLAQSRLFKQALQGLEDAMQADSDQPLEDLITLASHTRAHWRMGAQRGHKDA, encoded by the coding sequence ATGTTTGAACAACTCGGCCTGATCGGCTGCGGCCTCATGGGAGGCTCGTTCGCGCTGGCCATGAAGAAGGCCGGCCTGGTGCAGCGCGTGGTGGGCTACAGCAAGTCACCCTCGACCACCGAGCGGGCGCGCCAGCTCGGCGTGATCGACGTGGAGGCGCCCTCGGCCCTGCTGGCCGCCGCCGGCGCCGACATCGTGCTGCTGGCCGTGCCCGTGGCCGCCACCGAGGCCACGCTCAAGGCCATCAAACACCTGGTCACGCCGCAGATGCTGGTGATGGACGTAGGCTCCACCAAGGCCGACGTGGTGAAGGCCGCGCGCAGCGCGCTGCAGGGCCAGCTCGGCAGCTTCGTGCCCGCGCACCCGATCACGGGGCGCGAGGTCTCGGGCGTGGAGCATGCCGATGCCGGCCTGTACCACGGCCGCCAGGTCATCCTCACGCCCACCGAGCGCACGCTCACGGCCCAGCTGCGCCGAGCCGAGGATCTGTGGACGCAGCTCGGCGCCCGCGTGAGCAGCATGTCGCCCGAGTCGCACGACGCCGCCTTCGCCGCCGTGAGCCACCTGCCCCACATGCTGGCGTTCGCCATGCTCTCGAGCATCAACGCCCAGCCCAACGCCAACGAACTGCTGGCGCTGGCCGGCCCGGGCTTTCGCGACTTCACGCGCATCGCCGCCAGCGACCCGAAGATGTGGCGCGACATCTTGCGCGCCAACCGCGACGAGGTGCTGGCCCAGTCGCGCCTGTTCAAGCAGGCGCTGCAAGGGCTGGAGGACGCCATGCAGGCCGACAGCGACCAGCCCCTGGAAGACCTCATCACCCTGGCCAGCCACACCCGCGCCCACTGGCGCATGGGCGCGCAGCGCGGCCACAAGGACGCCTGA